One window of Drosophila busckii strain San Diego stock center, stock number 13000-0081.31 chromosome 3L, ASM1175060v1, whole genome shotgun sequence genomic DNA carries:
- the LOC108599233 gene encoding uncharacterized protein LOC108599233, with amino-acid sequence MLQMIQGVAVACIMLLLMSCLRPLSILFLGLFSYWLYRTRCSFRIVPTPQLRSKFESWTASAEAWRRCSPGMFCLVSNVCLGSLALLGHLICGSALVLALLVVSALISTKYNFKLLQFERKDFQLNENFSCSNPEPEFEDEFLPHITDDNLFVLERASDVATLSAACVEEEDDIPSELLISDSIPEIDEHSTDEDDELAPAKQVNKQNKRKQQQSESQEQAVNSANAMDSPLSTTSSSSEESLSKGLQFPDHNSVDAGSATALFQLGSSQTDASSQSQALLPSFVSGLAQWGGASGSGDSTALTKYQ; translated from the coding sequence atgttgCAAATGATACAAGGCGTCGCTGTGGCCTGCATAATGCTGTTATTAATGTCCTGTCTACGGCCTTTGAGTATTTTGTTCCTGGGCCTCTTCAGCTATTGGCTCTATAGGACGCGCTGCAGCTTTCGCATTGTGCCAACGCCACAGCTACGCTCCAAATTTGAATCGTGGACTGCAAGCGCGGAGGCGTGGCGTCGATGCAGTCCGGGAATGTTCTGCTTGGTGAGCAACGTCTGCCTGGGCAGTTTGGCCCTATTGGGGCATTTGATCTGCGGCTCGGCGCTGGTGCTGGCGTTGCTTGTAGTCTCTGCGCTTATCTCCACCAAAtacaactttaagctgctgcaattcGAGCGCAAAGATTTTCAGCTCAACGAGAACTTTAGCTGTAGCAACCCTGAGCCTGAGTTCGAAGATGAATTCCTGCCCCACATAACTGATGACAATCTCTTTGTGCTGGAGCGTGCCAGCGATGTGGCCACACTGAGCGCTGCCTGCGTCGAGGAGGAGGACGACATACCCTCAGAGCTACTTATATCTGATTCCATACCCGAGATTGATGAGCACTCCACGGACGAGGATGATGAGCTAGCGCCAGCCAAGCAGGTCAACAAACAGAACaagcgaaagcagcagcaatcagagAGTCAAGAGCAAGCAGTAAACAGCGCCAACGCCATGGACTCTCCGCTGTCCACCACTTCGTCCTCGTCGGAGGAGAGTCTGTCCAAGGGTCTGCAGTTTCCCGATCACAACAGCGTCGATGCCGGCAGTGCAACTGCCCTATTTCAGTTGGGCAGCAGTCAAACAGATGCCAGCAGCCAGTCACAAGCACTGCTGCCCAGCTTTGTCAGCGGCTTGGCACAGTGGGGCGGCGCCAGCGGTAGCGGCGATAGCACAGCACTCACCAAATATCAGTAG